The following proteins come from a genomic window of Blastococcus sp. HT6-30:
- the corA gene encoding magnesium/cobalt transporter CorA, whose protein sequence is MSTRDDPPVAPLELASQVPPPGSPPTLRPRPAGRQEQMPTRRPGTAAVIDCAVYVDGRRQEALRPADALRVAEERGGFVWLGLYAPDEDELGAIAEEYDLHPLAVEDAVYAHQRPKLERYDEALFMVLKTATYVEHDELTATSEVVDTGEVMVFLGPNYVITVRHGEHGGLGELRHRLEEQRELLCLGPAAVLYAVADLVVDSFVDVTAAVEQDVEELEASVFSPERTDDVGRLYQLKRELMSLRRAVSPLEVPLQKLAERPVDVVPDAMRSYFRDVFDHAVRVRDQVSGLDELLTSILQASLARTQMADNEDMRKISAYAGIIAVPTAIAGIYGMNFTYMPELDEKWGYPAVLLVILTAIVLLYRGFRRNGWL, encoded by the coding sequence GTGAGCACCAGGGACGACCCACCGGTGGCACCGCTCGAACTGGCCTCCCAGGTACCACCGCCGGGATCGCCGCCCACGCTGCGGCCCCGCCCGGCCGGGCGGCAGGAGCAGATGCCGACGCGCCGACCCGGGACGGCGGCCGTCATCGACTGCGCCGTGTACGTGGACGGCCGCCGCCAGGAGGCGCTGCGCCCGGCGGACGCGTTGCGGGTCGCCGAGGAACGGGGCGGGTTCGTGTGGCTGGGCCTCTACGCCCCGGACGAGGACGAGCTGGGGGCGATCGCCGAGGAGTACGACCTGCACCCGCTGGCGGTGGAGGACGCCGTCTACGCCCACCAGCGGCCGAAGCTGGAGCGCTACGACGAAGCGCTGTTCATGGTGCTCAAGACCGCCACCTACGTCGAGCACGACGAGCTCACCGCGACCAGCGAGGTCGTGGACACCGGAGAGGTGATGGTCTTCCTCGGGCCGAACTACGTCATCACCGTCCGACACGGTGAGCACGGCGGACTGGGCGAGCTCCGCCACCGGCTGGAGGAGCAGCGGGAGCTGCTGTGCCTCGGGCCCGCCGCCGTCCTCTACGCCGTCGCCGACCTCGTGGTGGACTCCTTCGTCGACGTCACGGCTGCGGTCGAGCAGGACGTGGAGGAGCTCGAGGCCTCGGTGTTCAGCCCCGAGCGCACCGACGACGTCGGCCGGCTGTACCAGCTGAAGCGGGAGCTCATGTCGCTGCGGCGGGCGGTCTCCCCGCTGGAGGTGCCGCTGCAGAAGCTGGCCGAGCGGCCGGTCGACGTCGTGCCCGACGCGATGCGCTCCTACTTCCGCGACGTCTTCGACCACGCCGTCCGGGTGCGCGACCAGGTGAGCGGGCTCGACGAGCTGCTCACCTCGATCCTGCAGGCGTCCCTGGCGCGGACGCAGATGGCCGACAACGAGGACATGCGGAAGATCTCCGCCTACGCCGGCATCATCGCCGTCCCCACGGCGATCGCCGGGATCTACGGGATGAACTTCACCTACATGCCCGAGCTGGACGAGAAGTGGGGCTATCCGGCGGTGCTGCTGGTCATCCTCACGGCCATCGTGCTGCTCTACCGGGGCTTCAGACGCAACGGCTGGCTGTAG
- a CDS encoding 4-(cytidine 5'-diphospho)-2-C-methyl-D-erythritol kinase, protein MSSGATGTAREAVVVRAPAKMNVHLGVGPLRADGFHGLATVYFAVSLHDTVTARPGEGLSLRLSGEGTGTASGPGQVPSDRTNLVWRAAELLAESAGVRPDADLEVAKNIPVAGGLAGGSADAAATLVALDVLWGTRAGREDLLRLAAQLGSDVPFGLVGGVALGTGRGEHVSPVLAAGRWHWVLGMAGEGLSTPAVYGELDRLRAEGRVPDVTGPTPPDPVLAALRAGTAAELAAALSNDMQPAALNLRPDLRRALRAAEDAGALAALVSGSGPTVAALAPDEQGAVRLAAELAGAGVFRTVRAVTGPVPGAHVVP, encoded by the coding sequence GTGAGCAGCGGCGCGACCGGGACCGCCCGGGAGGCCGTGGTCGTCCGGGCGCCGGCGAAGATGAACGTCCACCTGGGCGTCGGCCCGCTGCGCGCCGACGGCTTCCACGGCCTGGCCACCGTCTACTTCGCCGTCTCGCTGCACGACACGGTCACCGCCCGGCCGGGGGAGGGGCTGTCCCTGCGGCTCTCCGGCGAGGGCACCGGCACGGCGAGCGGCCCGGGGCAGGTGCCCAGCGACCGCACCAACCTGGTCTGGCGCGCGGCCGAGCTGCTGGCGGAGTCCGCCGGCGTCCGGCCCGACGCGGACCTGGAGGTCGCGAAGAACATCCCCGTCGCCGGGGGGCTGGCCGGCGGCAGCGCGGACGCCGCCGCGACGCTGGTGGCCCTCGACGTGCTGTGGGGCACCCGCGCCGGCCGCGAGGACCTCCTGCGGCTGGCTGCCCAGCTCGGCAGCGACGTGCCGTTCGGCCTCGTCGGCGGTGTCGCCCTCGGCACCGGGCGGGGTGAGCACGTGTCTCCGGTGCTGGCCGCCGGCCGGTGGCACTGGGTGCTCGGCATGGCCGGAGAAGGGCTGTCCACCCCGGCGGTCTACGGCGAACTCGACCGGCTGCGCGCCGAGGGCCGGGTGCCGGACGTGACCGGGCCGACGCCGCCCGACCCCGTCCTCGCCGCCCTGCGCGCCGGCACGGCCGCCGAGCTCGCGGCCGCGCTGTCCAACGACATGCAGCCGGCCGCGCTGAACCTGCGGCCCGACCTTCGCCGGGCTCTGCGCGCGGCGGAGGACGCCGGTGCCCTCGCCGCGCTGGTGAGCGGATCGGGCCCCACGGTGGCGGCGCTCGCGCCCGACGAGCAGGGCGCCGTCCGGCTGGCGGCCGAGCTGGCCGGGGCCGGGGTCTTCCGCACCGTGCGCGCCGTCACCGGGCCGGTGCCCGGTGCCCACGTGGTGCCCTAG
- a CDS encoding acyl-CoA desaturase, protein MAPPRAAEPHAGLPANAIGRRKSVLEIVTLYAFVVVPFLAIAAVVPAVWGWGLSWLDVGLAVGFYFFTLLGVTVGYHRYFTHGSFKAKRPLRLLLAVAGSMAVQGPVVQWVADHRRHHAFSDRDGDPHSPWRYGTDARALLKGMFHAHLGWLFERRKTSQERYAPDLMKDSALVTTDRLFTVWAAISLFLPAVIGGLVTMSWAGAWTAFFWAGLVRIGLLHHVTWSINSVCHVVGDRPFVSPGRDRATNFWPLAILSAGESWHNLHHADPTCARHGVLRGQIDISARTIWVFEKLGWASNVKWPDPVRLAAKRRAPAAAGS, encoded by the coding sequence ATGGCGCCTCCGCGCGCCGCAGAACCACACGCCGGGCTGCCGGCCAACGCGATCGGCCGGCGCAAGAGCGTCCTCGAGATCGTCACCCTCTACGCCTTCGTGGTCGTGCCCTTCCTCGCCATCGCGGCGGTCGTCCCGGCCGTGTGGGGCTGGGGGCTGTCCTGGCTCGACGTCGGGCTCGCCGTCGGCTTCTACTTCTTCACGCTGCTCGGCGTGACCGTGGGCTACCACCGGTACTTCACGCACGGCTCCTTCAAGGCCAAGCGCCCCTTGCGGCTGCTGCTGGCCGTCGCCGGCTCGATGGCCGTGCAGGGCCCGGTCGTGCAGTGGGTGGCCGATCACCGGCGGCACCACGCCTTCTCCGACCGCGACGGCGACCCGCACTCGCCGTGGCGCTACGGCACCGACGCCCGCGCGCTGCTCAAGGGCATGTTCCACGCCCACCTCGGCTGGCTGTTCGAGCGGCGCAAGACCAGCCAGGAGCGCTACGCACCCGACCTGATGAAGGACTCCGCGCTGGTCACCACCGACCGCCTGTTCACGGTGTGGGCGGCGATCAGCCTCTTCCTCCCGGCCGTCATCGGCGGCCTGGTGACGATGAGCTGGGCCGGCGCCTGGACGGCGTTCTTCTGGGCCGGGCTGGTGCGCATCGGCCTGCTGCACCACGTCACCTGGTCGATCAACTCGGTCTGCCACGTGGTCGGTGACCGGCCCTTCGTCTCCCCCGGCCGCGACCGGGCGACGAACTTCTGGCCGCTGGCGATCCTCAGCGCGGGCGAGTCGTGGCACAACCTCCACCACGCCGACCCCACGTGCGCGCGGCACGGTGTGCTGCGCGGTCAGATCGACATCAGCGCCCGCACCATCTGGGTGTTCGAGAAGCTCGGCTGGGCGTCGAACGTGAAGTGGCCCGACCCGGTGCGGCTCGCGGCCAAGCGTCGCGCCCCCGCTGCGGCCGGCAGCTGA
- a CDS encoding TetR/AcrR family transcriptional regulator, which yields MSASGTASPAGSRPKRGRVRMTGPERRSQLLDVGRELFALKGFEATSVEEIAAHAAVSKPVVYEHFGGKEGLHAVVVDREMHRLLDRFGAAVSAPGHPRELLERAALVLLDYIEADTDGFRVLTRDTPVTSGGGSFGSLIGDLARQVEHVLAREFAIRGYRAELAPLYSQALVGMVALAGQWWLETRSPGRHEVAAQLVNLAYNGLSHLDPHP from the coding sequence GTGAGCGCATCCGGCACGGCGTCCCCGGCCGGGTCCCGTCCGAAGCGGGGCCGGGTGCGCATGACCGGTCCCGAGCGGCGGAGCCAGCTGCTCGACGTGGGCCGCGAGCTGTTCGCCCTCAAAGGGTTCGAGGCAACCTCGGTCGAGGAGATCGCCGCACACGCCGCGGTGAGCAAGCCGGTCGTCTACGAGCACTTCGGCGGCAAGGAGGGGTTGCACGCCGTCGTCGTCGACCGGGAGATGCACCGCCTGCTCGACCGGTTCGGCGCCGCCGTGTCGGCGCCCGGCCACCCCCGGGAGCTGCTCGAGCGCGCGGCGCTGGTCCTCCTCGACTACATCGAGGCGGACACCGACGGCTTCCGGGTGCTCACCCGCGACACCCCCGTGACGAGCGGGGGCGGCTCGTTCGGGTCGCTGATCGGCGACCTCGCCCGCCAGGTCGAGCACGTCCTGGCACGGGAGTTCGCGATCCGCGGCTACCGGGCGGAGCTGGCCCCGCTCTACAGCCAGGCGCTGGTGGGCATGGTGGCGCTGGCCGGCCAGTGGTGGCTGGAGACCCGCTCCCCGGGCAGGCACGAGGTGGCCGCCCAGCTGGTGAACCTGGCGTACAACGGCCTGTCCCACCTCGACCCGCACCCGTAG
- the rsmA gene encoding 16S rRNA (adenine(1518)-N(6)/adenine(1519)-N(6))-dimethyltransferase RsmA: MPASGRTAGPACSAEPPLSTTPEQADGLLGPAAIRDLAQQLDLRPTKALGQNFLHDANTIRRIVRTAGVRPDDVVLEVGPGLGSLTLGLLPVAAHVTAVEIDPRLATLLPRTVAERRPDLADRLTVVEGDALRVTELPGPSPTALVANLPYNVAVPVLLTLLELLPTLDRAMILVQAEVAERLAAAPGAPAYGVPSVKAAWYGEVRRAGNVGRRVFWPEPNVDSGLVGLVRRPPPPGDREATFAVVDAAFGMRRKGLRAALARWAGSPAAAEARLRAAGIDPSARGEQLSVTDFARLAATEAVQA; encoded by the coding sequence GTGCCGGCCAGTGGCCGCACTGCGGGCCCCGCCTGTTCAGCTGAGCCCCCGCTGAGCACCACACCCGAACAGGCCGACGGGCTGCTGGGCCCGGCCGCGATCCGCGACCTGGCCCAGCAGCTCGACCTGCGTCCCACCAAGGCACTCGGGCAGAATTTCCTGCACGACGCGAACACGATCCGGCGGATCGTGCGCACCGCGGGGGTGCGGCCCGACGACGTCGTCCTGGAGGTCGGCCCCGGCCTCGGCTCGCTCACCCTGGGCCTGCTCCCGGTGGCGGCGCACGTGACGGCGGTGGAGATCGATCCCCGGCTGGCGACCCTCCTGCCCCGGACCGTCGCCGAGCGCCGGCCCGACCTGGCCGACCGGCTCACCGTCGTGGAGGGCGACGCCCTCCGCGTGACGGAGCTGCCGGGGCCGTCCCCGACCGCGCTGGTCGCGAACCTGCCCTACAACGTCGCCGTCCCGGTGCTGCTGACCCTGCTGGAGCTGCTGCCGACCCTGGACCGGGCGATGATCCTGGTGCAGGCCGAGGTGGCCGAGCGGCTCGCCGCGGCACCCGGGGCCCCGGCCTACGGCGTCCCCTCGGTGAAGGCGGCCTGGTACGGCGAGGTGCGCCGGGCCGGCAACGTCGGACGCCGGGTCTTCTGGCCCGAGCCGAACGTCGACTCCGGCCTCGTGGGCCTGGTCCGTCGCCCACCGCCGCCGGGCGACCGGGAGGCGACCTTCGCCGTCGTGGACGCGGCCTTCGGCATGCGCCGCAAGGGCCTGCGCGCGGCGCTCGCACGGTGGGCGGGCAGCCCGGCCGCGGCGGAGGCGCGGCTGCGGGCGGCGGGCATCGATCCCTCCGCCCGGGGCGAGCAGCTCTCGGTCACCGACTTCGCACGCCTGGCGGCCACCGAGGCGGTGCAGGCGTGA
- a CDS encoding TatD family hydrolase — protein sequence MSRSAASRANRRGEPPPSPEPLPAPALDSHTHLDIVLGERPAMSEHGEWASEAAVDAEIAAAEAVGVPRLVQVGVDVASSRWSAALAARHPNVLAAVALHPNEAGDGRATDEALAEIDRLAALPRVRAVGETGLDRYRTGPEGWAAQEASFRAHIRIAKEHGVALVIHDRDAHEEILRVLEDEGAPERTVFHCFSGDAVFARACVERGYVLSFAGTLTFGNAGYLREAAALTPPAQLLVETDSPFLTPVPFRGRPNASRLVPHTVRALAEVTGTELAELCHALTATAERVFGSWADDDHR from the coding sequence GTGAGCCGGTCGGCCGCGTCGCGCGCCAACAGGCGCGGCGAGCCGCCGCCGTCCCCCGAACCGCTGCCGGCGCCCGCGCTCGACAGCCACACCCACCTGGACATCGTCCTGGGGGAGCGCCCGGCGATGAGCGAGCACGGCGAGTGGGCGTCCGAGGCCGCCGTCGACGCGGAGATCGCCGCGGCCGAGGCGGTCGGCGTCCCGCGGCTGGTGCAGGTCGGTGTCGACGTCGCCTCCTCGCGGTGGTCGGCGGCGCTGGCGGCCCGGCACCCCAACGTGCTGGCCGCCGTCGCGCTGCACCCCAACGAGGCCGGTGACGGCCGGGCGACCGACGAGGCGCTCGCCGAGATCGACCGGCTGGCCGCGCTGCCGAGGGTGCGCGCGGTAGGGGAGACGGGGCTGGACCGGTACCGCACCGGCCCGGAGGGCTGGGCGGCCCAGGAGGCGTCGTTCCGGGCGCACATCCGGATCGCCAAGGAGCACGGCGTCGCGCTGGTCATCCACGACCGGGACGCGCACGAGGAGATCCTCCGGGTGCTCGAGGACGAGGGCGCCCCCGAGCGAACCGTCTTCCACTGCTTCTCCGGCGACGCGGTGTTCGCCAGGGCCTGCGTCGAGCGGGGCTACGTGCTGTCGTTCGCGGGCACGCTGACGTTCGGCAACGCCGGGTACCTGCGCGAGGCGGCGGCGCTCACCCCGCCGGCCCAGCTGCTGGTGGAGACGGACTCACCGTTCCTCACCCCGGTGCCGTTCCGGGGCCGCCCGAACGCCTCGCGGCTGGTTCCGCACACGGTCCGTGCGCTGGCCGAGGTCACCGGCACGGAGCTGGCCGAGCTCTGCCACGCTCTCACCGCCACCGCCGAGCGCGTCTTCGGCAGCTGGGCGGACGACGACCACCGGTAG
- the glmU gene encoding bifunctional UDP-N-acetylglucosamine diphosphorylase/glucosamine-1-phosphate N-acetyltransferase GlmU encodes MPHVQPAAPAPAPPVAAVVVLAAGQGTRMRSSRPKVLHALGGRSMLGHVLAAAAPLGAGATVVVVGSGRDQVEQHLAQIAPTAVPVLQEEQLGSGHAAAVALAAVPDIEGAVLIVNGDSPLLTTRTLDALVAAHDAAGSVFTVLTAEVDDPTGLGRIVRDERGAPQAIIEERDATAEQRAIREVNAGVYVAAAGTLRRVLAGLATDNAQGEQYLTDALAPLVAAGAPTAAVVAEDPDDVLGCNDRRELAARRRTLNDRVLDELMRSGVTVVDPATTWVDVTVSVGPDAVLRPGTQLEGVTSIGAAAEVGPDTTLVDTEVGEGASVVRSHCLGAVIGPESTVGPFSYLRPGTRLAGDAKVGAFVEAKNVEVGEGSKVPHLSYVGDATIGRGANIGAATVFVNYDGVTKHRTTIGDHVRVGSDTMLVAPVTVGDGAYTAAGSVITSDVPPGAMAVARAPQRNVAGWVRRRRSGTPAAEAAAAAESRTAAPREDRSEPSRADSDS; translated from the coding sequence GTGCCCCACGTGCAGCCCGCCGCCCCCGCACCCGCCCCGCCGGTGGCCGCCGTCGTCGTCCTGGCCGCCGGGCAGGGGACGCGCATGCGCTCGTCGCGGCCCAAGGTGCTGCACGCCCTCGGGGGGCGCAGCATGCTCGGCCACGTGCTGGCAGCCGCCGCGCCGCTGGGCGCCGGCGCGACGGTGGTGGTCGTGGGCTCCGGTCGCGACCAGGTCGAGCAGCACCTGGCGCAGATCGCGCCCACCGCGGTGCCCGTCCTGCAGGAGGAGCAGCTCGGCTCGGGGCACGCGGCCGCGGTCGCCCTGGCCGCCGTGCCCGACATCGAGGGCGCCGTCCTGATCGTCAACGGGGACTCCCCGCTGCTGACCACCCGGACGCTCGACGCCCTCGTGGCGGCGCACGACGCGGCCGGCAGCGTCTTCACGGTCCTGACCGCCGAGGTCGATGACCCGACCGGACTGGGCCGGATCGTCCGGGACGAGCGCGGGGCGCCGCAGGCCATCATCGAGGAGCGGGACGCCACGGCGGAGCAGCGCGCGATCCGCGAGGTCAACGCGGGCGTCTACGTCGCCGCCGCCGGGACGCTGCGGCGCGTGCTGGCGGGGCTGGCGACCGACAACGCCCAGGGCGAGCAGTACCTGACCGATGCGCTGGCCCCGCTGGTAGCCGCTGGTGCGCCCACCGCCGCCGTGGTCGCCGAGGACCCCGACGACGTCCTCGGCTGCAACGACCGCCGCGAGCTCGCCGCCCGCCGGCGGACCCTGAACGACCGGGTCCTCGACGAGCTGATGCGCAGCGGGGTCACCGTCGTCGACCCCGCGACCACGTGGGTCGACGTCACGGTCTCGGTGGGCCCCGACGCCGTCCTGAGGCCGGGCACCCAGCTCGAAGGGGTGACGTCGATCGGGGCGGCCGCGGAGGTGGGGCCGGACACGACGCTGGTCGACACCGAGGTGGGGGAGGGTGCCTCCGTCGTCCGGTCGCACTGCCTCGGGGCCGTCATCGGGCCGGAGTCCACCGTCGGCCCGTTCAGCTACCTGCGCCCGGGGACGCGGCTGGCGGGCGACGCCAAGGTCGGCGCCTTCGTGGAGGCCAAGAACGTCGAGGTGGGGGAGGGGTCGAAGGTGCCGCACCTGTCCTACGTCGGCGACGCCACCATCGGCCGGGGCGCGAACATCGGCGCGGCCACCGTCTTCGTGAACTACGACGGCGTGACCAAGCACCGGACGACCATCGGCGACCACGTGCGGGTCGGCTCCGACACCATGCTCGTGGCGCCGGTCACGGTGGGGGACGGCGCCTACACCGCCGCCGGGTCGGTCATCACCTCCGACGTCCCCCCGGGGGCCATGGCCGTCGCTCGGGCCCCCCAGCGGAATGTGGCAGGCTGGGTACGTCGCCGACGGTCCGGTACGCCCGCTGCGGAGGCCGCGGCAGCGGCCGAGAGCCGGACCGCGGCACCCCGGGAGGACCGGTCCGAGCCCTCCCGCGCGGACTCCGACAGCTAG
- the metG gene encoding methionine--tRNA ligase, which produces MSDRHILTAVAWPYANGPRHIGHVSGFGVPSDVFSRYHRMAGNRVLMVSGTDEHGTPITVAADAEGITPRQIADRNNRIIVGDLQSLGLSYDLFTRTTTANHAQISQDIFLGLLKNGYVFPKTTLGAISPSTGRTLPDRYIEGTCPICGYDGARGDQCDNCGNQLDPIELVNPVSKINGETPKFVEEEHYFLDLPAFTRALGDWLGTRTSWRPNVLNFSVNLLEDLKPRSYTRDIDWGVPVPLDGWRDRPDKRIYVWFDAVVGYLSASIEWARRSGEPDAWRQWWQTPDADAYYFMGKDNIVFHSEIWPAQLLGYNGAGDKGGTPGSLGRLNLPTEVVSSEFLTMEGRKFSSSRNVVIYVRDFLARYDADALRYFIAVAGPENQDTDFTWAEFLRRNNDELVAGWGNLVNRTVSMAAKNVGAVPAPGELTEADRALLDTTSGAFAPVGELLSRNRQKAAIGEAMRVVAEANKYLSDQAPWKLKEDPARRDTVLHTALQAIKDCNALLTPFLPHSAQKVHELLGGTGVWSPAPRIEEVADLDDGSPYPIITGDYDEGQAGWGSTPIPPPGTPLVPPTPIFRKLDDSVVAEELARLEEKAQ; this is translated from the coding sequence GTGAGTGATCGGCACATCCTGACCGCAGTCGCCTGGCCCTACGCCAACGGCCCGCGGCACATCGGCCACGTCTCCGGCTTCGGCGTCCCCTCCGACGTCTTCAGCCGCTACCACCGGATGGCCGGGAACCGGGTGCTGATGGTGAGCGGCACCGACGAGCACGGCACCCCGATCACGGTCGCCGCCGACGCCGAGGGGATCACGCCCCGGCAGATCGCCGACCGGAACAACCGGATCATCGTGGGCGACCTGCAGTCCCTCGGGCTCAGCTACGACCTGTTCACCCGGACGACGACGGCCAACCACGCGCAGATCAGCCAGGACATCTTCCTCGGCCTGCTCAAGAACGGCTACGTCTTCCCGAAGACGACGCTCGGCGCGATCAGCCCGAGCACCGGCCGCACCCTGCCCGACCGCTACATCGAGGGCACCTGCCCGATCTGCGGCTACGACGGCGCGCGCGGCGACCAGTGCGACAACTGCGGCAACCAGCTCGACCCGATCGAGCTGGTCAACCCCGTCAGCAAGATCAACGGTGAGACGCCGAAGTTCGTCGAGGAGGAGCACTACTTCCTCGACCTGCCGGCGTTCACCCGGGCGCTGGGCGACTGGCTGGGCACCCGCACGAGCTGGCGGCCCAACGTCCTGAACTTCAGCGTCAACCTGCTGGAGGACCTCAAGCCGCGCAGCTACACCCGGGACATCGACTGGGGCGTGCCGGTGCCGCTCGACGGGTGGCGCGACCGGCCCGACAAGCGCATCTACGTCTGGTTCGACGCCGTCGTCGGCTACCTGTCGGCGTCGATCGAGTGGGCCCGCCGCTCCGGGGAGCCGGACGCCTGGCGGCAGTGGTGGCAGACGCCGGACGCGGACGCCTACTACTTCATGGGCAAGGACAACATCGTCTTCCACTCCGAGATCTGGCCGGCCCAGCTGCTCGGCTACAACGGCGCGGGCGACAAGGGTGGGACCCCGGGCTCCCTCGGCCGGTTGAACCTGCCGACCGAGGTGGTCTCCAGCGAGTTCCTCACGATGGAGGGGCGCAAGTTCTCCTCCTCCCGCAACGTGGTCATCTACGTCCGCGACTTCCTCGCCCGCTATGACGCCGACGCGCTGCGCTACTTCATCGCCGTCGCCGGGCCGGAGAACCAGGACACCGACTTCACCTGGGCGGAGTTCCTGCGCCGCAACAACGACGAGCTGGTCGCCGGGTGGGGCAACCTGGTCAACCGCACGGTGTCGATGGCGGCCAAGAACGTGGGCGCCGTCCCGGCCCCTGGGGAGCTGACCGAGGCCGACCGTGCGCTGCTGGACACGACGTCCGGCGCGTTCGCACCGGTCGGGGAGCTGCTGTCCCGCAACCGGCAGAAGGCGGCCATCGGCGAGGCGATGCGGGTCGTCGCCGAGGCGAACAAGTACCTGTCGGACCAGGCGCCGTGGAAGCTCAAGGAGGACCCGGCCCGCCGGGACACCGTCCTGCACACGGCGCTGCAGGCGATCAAGGACTGCAACGCGCTGCTCACCCCGTTCCTCCCGCACTCGGCGCAGAAGGTGCACGAGCTGCTCGGCGGGACCGGGGTCTGGTCACCCGCCCCGCGGATCGAGGAGGTCGCCGACCTCGACGACGGCTCGCCGTACCCCATCATCACCGGGGACTACGACGAGGGGCAGGCCGGCTGGGGGTCCACCCCGATCCCGCCGCCGGGCACCCCGTTGGTCCCCCCCACCCCGATCTTCAGGAAGCTCGACGACTCGGTGGTGGCCGAGGAGCTGGCCCGACTGGAGGAGAAGGCGCAGTGA
- a CDS encoding ubiquitin-like domain-containing protein, whose protein sequence is MRRSLQLSLFALVLLGLVGGTLAFFLAQKSVALTVDGQARDVGTYAGTVGDLLEEEGITLAAHDVVLPSADQEVADGDTVVLNRARPLQLTVDGVSRSVHVTALSVEEALDQLGFRADGLVLSASRSDRLPLEGMQLSITTPKQIVLVADGAERMVTTTAATAGDLLAEQGIALTDTDRTSLKPTQALLDRMRLQVFRVQVTEVTETTPVAHGRVETKDAEAFAGDETVTQRGVDGEQTTTYRVTVVDGQETGREQLSTAVTRAPVDELVSVGTKARPTNSPSADGLNWAALAACESGGRANAVSGTGKYHGLYQFSVATWQAVGGSGLPSAAPADEQTYRAQLLYQASGAGQWPHCGPRLFS, encoded by the coding sequence GTGCGCCGCTCCCTGCAGCTCAGCCTCTTCGCCCTCGTCCTCCTCGGACTGGTGGGCGGGACGCTGGCCTTCTTCCTCGCCCAGAAGTCCGTCGCGCTCACCGTCGACGGTCAGGCCCGCGACGTCGGCACCTACGCCGGCACCGTGGGCGACCTGCTGGAGGAGGAGGGCATCACCCTGGCCGCCCACGACGTCGTCCTGCCGTCGGCGGACCAAGAGGTGGCCGACGGCGACACCGTCGTCCTCAACCGGGCCCGGCCGCTGCAGCTCACCGTGGACGGCGTCTCGCGCTCGGTGCACGTGACCGCGCTGTCGGTCGAGGAGGCGCTCGACCAGCTCGGCTTCCGCGCCGACGGCCTGGTCCTCTCCGCCAGCCGCAGCGACCGCCTGCCGCTCGAGGGCATGCAGCTGTCGATCACCACGCCGAAGCAGATCGTGCTGGTGGCCGACGGCGCGGAGCGCATGGTCACCACGACCGCCGCGACGGCCGGCGACCTGCTCGCCGAGCAGGGCATCGCGCTCACCGACACCGACCGCACCAGCCTCAAGCCCACCCAGGCGCTGCTCGACCGGATGCGCCTGCAGGTGTTCCGGGTGCAGGTCACCGAGGTCACCGAGACCACCCCGGTTGCGCACGGGCGCGTGGAGACCAAGGACGCCGAGGCGTTCGCAGGCGACGAGACGGTCACCCAGCGGGGCGTCGACGGCGAGCAGACGACCACCTACCGCGTGACCGTCGTCGACGGCCAGGAGACCGGCCGGGAGCAGCTGTCCACCGCCGTCACCCGGGCGCCGGTCGACGAGCTGGTGTCGGTCGGCACCAAGGCGCGCCCGACGAACAGCCCCTCCGCCGACGGCCTCAACTGGGCCGCCCTCGCCGCGTGCGAGTCCGGCGGCCGCGCGAACGCGGTGAGCGGCACGGGGAAGTACCACGGGCTGTACCAGTTCTCCGTGGCCACGTGGCAGGCGGTCGGGGGGAGCGGTCTCCCGTCGGCCGCCCCGGCCGATGAGCAGACCTACCGCGCGCAGCTCCTCTACCAGGCCTCGGGTGCCGGCCAGTGGCCGCACTGCGGGCCCCGCCTGTTCAGCTGA